One stretch of Rhodoferax lithotrophicus DNA includes these proteins:
- a CDS encoding NAD(P)H-hydrate dehydratase — protein sequence MQHILPGQSYPLHGVASTRLIEEHWQAALPSHTLMQRAGLAAAKLALALTPHAQRIWIACGPGNNGGDGLEAAIHLQQWGKTPIVTWLGQPDRAPADAAAAYRRAIAAGITFSPSPPDHPDGVIDALLGIGHYQREPEGQMAQWMAQINACAASVLAIDLPSGLHADTGVCTRLHVQAQHTLSLLTLKPGLFTAHGRDACGTVWLDDLGVAADSGASADARLGTRPTPTQRSHASHKGSYGDVAIVGGAPGMTGAALLAASAALHAGAGRVLVDLLDGGSQSVDSTWPELMFRPVNSLVNQAMTVVCGCGGGDAVQAMLESVLSSDAPVVLDADALNSISKSTLFQTLLIQRSSRALTTVLTPHPLEAARLLNCTAQQIQANRLEAARQLKEKFQCVVVLKGSGSVIAAPGQTSVINPTGNAKLATAGTGDVLAGMLGAGLASGQPAFQAACDAVFRHGELADLWPDTTPLTASKLAAQAA from the coding sequence GTGCAGCACATCCTACCCGGCCAAAGTTATCCGCTGCACGGCGTGGCAAGCACCCGGCTGATTGAAGAGCACTGGCAAGCGGCCCTCCCCTCGCACACATTGATGCAGCGCGCCGGTCTGGCCGCAGCCAAACTGGCCCTGGCGCTCACCCCGCATGCACAGCGGATCTGGATTGCCTGTGGCCCCGGCAACAATGGTGGTGATGGACTTGAAGCGGCCATCCATTTGCAGCAATGGGGCAAAACACCCATCGTGACCTGGCTGGGTCAACCCGACCGGGCCCCGGCAGACGCGGCAGCCGCTTATCGGCGTGCCATTGCTGCAGGCATCACCTTCAGCCCAAGCCCACCGGACCATCCCGATGGGGTGATAGATGCCCTGCTGGGAATTGGCCACTACCAGCGTGAACCAGAGGGGCAAATGGCGCAGTGGATGGCACAGATCAATGCCTGTGCAGCCTCGGTGCTGGCCATTGACCTGCCTTCCGGGCTACATGCAGACACCGGGGTCTGCACACGCCTGCACGTCCAGGCCCAACACACCCTGAGTTTGCTCACCCTGAAACCTGGTTTGTTCACGGCTCATGGTCGGGATGCGTGTGGCACCGTCTGGCTGGATGATTTGGGGGTGGCTGCGGATTCGGGTGCGTCTGCGGATGCCCGTCTGGGTACCCGCCCAACACCAACCCAGCGCAGCCATGCCAGCCACAAAGGCAGTTACGGCGATGTTGCCATCGTCGGCGGAGCGCCTGGCATGACCGGTGCAGCCCTGCTGGCCGCCAGTGCCGCGCTGCACGCAGGTGCAGGCCGGGTGCTGGTAGATTTGCTTGATGGCGGCAGCCAAAGTGTGGACAGCACCTGGCCAGAATTGATGTTCAGACCCGTCAACAGCCTCGTCAACCAAGCCATGACGGTGGTGTGTGGTTGTGGTGGGGGTGACGCGGTTCAAGCCATGCTTGAATCCGTACTTTCGTCTGATGCGCCTGTTGTACTTGACGCTGATGCTCTGAATTCCATATCAAAAAGCACCCTGTTTCAAACCCTTTTGATCCAACGATCAAGCAGGGCACTGACCACCGTGCTGACCCCCCATCCACTGGAGGCAGCACGGCTGCTGAACTGCACGGCACAGCAAATCCAGGCCAACCGGCTAGAGGCGGCCAGACAGCTTAAGGAAAAGTTTCAGTGTGTGGTGGTGTTGAAAGGATCCGGTAGCGTCATTGCAGCCCCTGGCCAAACATCGGTGATCAACCCCACAGGCAATGCCAAACTGGCTACAGCTGGCACAGGTGATGTGTTGGCAGGCATGCTGGGAGCCGGATTGGCATCCGGTCAACCAGCTTTTCAGGCCGCCTGCGATGCCGTTTTCCGGCATGGCGAGTTGGCAGACCTCTGGCCAGACACCACGCCGCTGACTGCATCCAAACTGGCCGCTCAAGCGGCTTGA
- a CDS encoding MBL fold metallo-hydrolase produces MKIKFWGVRGSIASPGPSTVRYGGNTTCIEIRTDRNELIIIDAGTGIFPLSQSLLGELPVTANVLITHSHWDHIQGLPFFVPNFIPGNTLRLHGAFDPVSGKGIEQVMSVQLQYSYFPVREAEMKARIEYVTLAPDQSIQIGSAKITPCLMNHPVVDFGYRIEADGKSMFFTGDHEPPLNIYEPSDPDYAEYQSFIDEKTANIMRAMSGVDVLIADCSYTTAEYSSKKGWGHGTFHSSINYAKQAKVKTLFCTHHEPTRSDDALEQAFAQVLQEHPRLAGDPDYRLAREGETFEF; encoded by the coding sequence ATGAAAATAAAGTTCTGGGGAGTACGCGGGTCAATAGCATCACCGGGCCCCTCTACCGTGCGTTATGGTGGCAACACCACGTGTATTGAAATTCGTACCGACCGCAACGAGCTCATCATCATCGATGCAGGCACCGGCATCTTCCCGCTGTCACAGTCCTTATTGGGCGAACTCCCGGTGACCGCCAATGTGCTGATCACCCACTCCCACTGGGATCACATTCAGGGCCTGCCATTTTTTGTACCCAATTTCATTCCCGGCAACACGCTGCGCCTGCATGGTGCATTTGACCCGGTGTCTGGCAAAGGCATCGAACAGGTGATGTCTGTTCAGTTGCAATACAGCTACTTTCCCGTGCGCGAGGCTGAAATGAAGGCCCGTATTGAATATGTCACCCTGGCACCGGATCAGAGTATCCAGATTGGTTCCGCCAAAATCACACCCTGCCTGATGAATCACCCGGTGGTGGATTTTGGCTACCGGATCGAGGCTGATGGCAAGTCCATGTTTTTTACCGGAGACCACGAGCCACCTCTCAATATTTACGAACCCAGCGACCCGGATTACGCCGAGTACCAAAGCTTCATTGATGAAAAAACGGCCAACATCATGCGAGCCATGTCCGGTGTGGATGTACTGATAGCCGATTGCTCTTACACCACGGCCGAGTACTCCTCCAAAAAGGGTTGGGGGCATGGCACCTTCCACTCCAGCATCAATTACGCCAAACAGGCCAAGGTCAAAACCCTGTTTTGCACCCATCACGAACCCACGCGCAGTGACGATGCACTTGAACAAGCCTTTGCCCAAGTGTTGCAAGAGCACCCCAGGCTGGCCGGCGACCCCGACTACCGACTGGCACGCGAAGGCGAGACTTTTGAGTTTTAA
- a CDS encoding HDOD domain-containing protein, with translation MSPELSQKLANAVDGMPAFPKSVEKILELTRDVNATPKDLVQIIDKDPVVTVKILKVVNSAYYSLPKQITSINHAVVYLGFNTIKNLALSIAAIGMLPRHNAAEFDIGKYLLHSLSTAVIAKKLALRMDDADPMDCFIGGLLHDFGKVVCAQFMPNEFKQALAQSEANGSSLHEALQQSLGADHAVIGAMLVEKWRFAPSLIETIAHQYDTQSLDTDLFSCVYTANQISKELGFGFAGNPRVYELPPLVAKAMGGTLEEVILAAGDLNAAFEEAKLFANI, from the coding sequence ATGTCGCCTGAACTTTCACAAAAACTCGCCAATGCCGTTGATGGGATGCCTGCGTTTCCCAAAAGTGTTGAAAAAATTTTGGAACTGACCCGTGATGTCAATGCCACCCCCAAAGACTTGGTTCAAATCATTGACAAAGACCCGGTGGTCACCGTCAAGATTTTGAAAGTGGTGAATTCAGCGTATTACAGCCTGCCCAAACAAATCACCTCCATCAACCATGCCGTGGTGTATTTGGGCTTCAACACCATCAAAAATCTGGCCTTGAGCATTGCCGCCATTGGTATGCTGCCGCGGCACAACGCCGCTGAGTTTGATATTGGCAAATATTTGCTGCATTCCTTGTCCACCGCCGTGATTGCCAAAAAATTGGCCCTGCGCATGGATGATGCCGATCCCATGGATTGTTTTATTGGTGGTCTGCTGCATGACTTTGGCAAGGTGGTTTGCGCCCAGTTCATGCCCAACGAATTCAAACAGGCATTGGCACAAAGTGAAGCCAACGGCTCCTCGCTGCATGAGGCCTTGCAGCAGTCCTTGGGTGCAGATCATGCGGTCATTGGGGCCATGCTGGTCGAAAAATGGCGCTTTGCTCCCAGCCTGATTGAAACCATTGCCCATCAATACGATACCCAGTCCCTCGACACGGATTTGTTTTCATGTGTCTACACCGCCAATCAGATCAGCAAGGAACTGGGTTTTGGTTTTGCGGGAAACCCCCGTGTCTACGAGCTGCCACCATTGGTTGCCAAAGCCATGGGAGGCACGCTGGAAGAGGTTATCCTTGCAGCAGGTGATTTAAACGCCGCCTTCGAAGAAGCCAAATTGTTTGCCAATATTTAA
- a CDS encoding ROK family transcriptional regulator: MTPPRHATPVEPPALLRPRGSNHVGMRQFNERVVLQAIRLNGSLPKADLARLTGLTAQTIGLITTRLEEDGLILKQDRVRGRIGQPSVPLTLNPNGAFAIGIKVGRRSADWLLVDFAGQVRLRHSLDYVFPDASTLLPAMAQHMQTLSDELGDLRDRLVGVGVAAPFQLGGWHRMLGLSDEQSEEWNQIDLRAQVQSMTDVPVSFAKDTSAACVAELVQGRGRDLKNFLYLFVDTFVGGGLVINSHLHGGVHGNAGAVASLPMSLAHASAQATPPEQLIRLASLWELEQRFTAHGLNPHAAYDERALQPPFAEETQGWIDNAANALAHTVVSGTAFLDIDAVVVDGSFSRALLAQLIAATQAALQRYNWEGLWNANVIAGVVGPDARALGGALMPLHANFAPDQDLFLKTGS, from the coding sequence ATGACACCACCCCGCCACGCCACCCCTGTTGAGCCCCCTGCCCTGCTGCGCCCACGTGGCTCCAACCATGTAGGCATGCGCCAATTTAATGAGCGCGTGGTACTACAGGCCATTCGGCTCAACGGCAGCCTGCCCAAAGCCGACCTGGCCCGCCTGACCGGATTGACCGCACAGACCATTGGCCTGATCACTACCCGGCTGGAAGAAGATGGCCTGATCCTCAAGCAAGACAGGGTGCGCGGGCGCATCGGCCAACCGTCGGTTCCCTTGACGCTGAACCCGAACGGTGCGTTTGCCATTGGCATCAAAGTGGGCCGACGCAGTGCGGACTGGTTACTGGTGGACTTTGCCGGGCAGGTGCGCCTGCGCCACAGTCTGGACTATGTGTTTCCTGATGCCAGTACCCTGCTGCCAGCCATGGCCCAACACATGCAAACCCTGAGCGATGAACTTGGCGACTTGCGCGACCGGCTGGTAGGCGTGGGCGTGGCAGCCCCTTTTCAACTGGGTGGCTGGCACCGTATGCTGGGTTTGTCTGACGAGCAGTCTGAAGAGTGGAACCAGATCGACCTGCGTGCACAGGTTCAAAGCATGACGGATGTACCGGTCAGCTTTGCCAAAGACACCTCAGCGGCTTGTGTAGCCGAACTGGTACAAGGCCGTGGCCGCGATCTGAAAAATTTTCTCTACTTGTTTGTCGATACCTTTGTCGGTGGTGGTTTGGTCATTAACTCCCACCTGCACGGCGGTGTACATGGCAATGCCGGGGCGGTCGCATCGCTGCCGATGAGTTTGGCACATGCTTCAGCACAGGCCACCCCCCCCGAACAATTGATCCGTTTGGCCTCGTTGTGGGAGTTGGAACAGCGCTTCACAGCCCACGGCCTGAACCCGCATGCGGCATATGACGAGCGCGCCTTGCAACCCCCCTTTGCCGAAGAAACCCAAGGCTGGATTGACAACGCCGCCAACGCCCTGGCACACACGGTGGTCAGTGGCACGGCTTTTCTGGACATTGACGCGGTAGTGGTCGATGGCTCATTCAGCCGCGCCCTGCTGGCCCAGTTGATCGCGGCCACCCAGGCAGCGTTGCAGCGCTACAACTGGGAAGGCCTGTGGAATGCCAATGTAATCGCCGGTGTGGTCGGCCCTGATGCCCGCGCCCTGGGTGGTGCGCTGATGCCGCTACACGCCAATTTTGCGCCGGACCAGGATTTATTCCTCAAAACAGGTTCATAG
- a CDS encoding RbsD/FucU family protein translates to MLKGIPPLLTPELLKIMMEMGHDDALVLADANFTAMSIAAGKPVIRLPCSSMAQAVAAVTTLLPLATDVTHPAGFMAVSNQPEGYCSAMQREVIALLSTQMLPNQSVEPVERYAFYDRARAAYAIVLTGEKQPFGNFILRKGVIGENLRP, encoded by the coding sequence ATGCTTAAAGGAATCCCCCCACTGCTCACACCCGAGCTACTCAAAATCATGATGGAAATGGGTCATGACGATGCACTGGTGCTGGCCGATGCCAACTTCACCGCCATGAGCATTGCTGCAGGCAAACCTGTCATCAGACTGCCGTGCAGTTCGATGGCTCAAGCGGTGGCGGCGGTCACCACCCTGCTGCCATTGGCCACCGATGTGACTCACCCGGCAGGGTTCATGGCCGTCAGCAACCAGCCAGAAGGCTACTGTTCTGCCATGCAGCGCGAAGTGATCGCTCTTCTATCAACCCAAATGCTGCCCAACCAAAGCGTAGAGCCCGTTGAGCGCTATGCTTTTTATGACCGTGCACGTGCCGCTTACGCCATTGTGCTGACGGGAGAAAAACAGCCTTTTGGCAACTTCATCTTGCGCAAAGGGGTCATCGGTGAAAATCTGCGCCCATGA
- a CDS encoding ATP-binding cassette domain-containing protein, which yields MNQHTSQPLVMQAKGLVKRYGQVTALDGTDFELRAGEIMAIIGDNGAGKSSLIKALSGATVPDEGELRLDDNPVHFKSPIDARKAGIETVYQDLAVAPAMSIAENLFLGRELLKPGLIGQWLRLLDKKEMLAQAIARMNDLKVGIRSMTQAVETLSGGQRQCVAVARAAAFARHVVIMDEPTAALGVKEGNMVLELIRRVRDKGLPVILISHNMPHVFEVADRIHIQRLGKRAAVVNPKTISMSDTVAVMTGAKTVHELPANAHA from the coding sequence ATGAATCAACACACATCACAACCTCTGGTGATGCAGGCCAAAGGTCTGGTCAAGCGTTATGGCCAGGTCACCGCGCTGGACGGCACCGACTTTGAACTACGTGCTGGCGAAATCATGGCCATCATTGGTGATAACGGTGCCGGAAAATCGTCACTGATCAAAGCCTTGTCAGGTGCCACCGTGCCCGACGAAGGTGAGCTGCGACTGGACGACAACCCGGTGCATTTCAAGTCACCCATTGACGCGCGCAAAGCTGGTATCGAAACCGTTTATCAAGATCTGGCGGTAGCCCCGGCCATGAGTATTGCCGAAAACCTGTTTCTGGGCCGCGAACTCCTGAAACCCGGCCTGATCGGCCAATGGCTGCGCCTGCTGGACAAGAAGGAAATGCTGGCCCAAGCCATTGCCCGCATGAATGACCTGAAAGTCGGCATCCGCTCCATGACACAAGCGGTCGAAACCCTGTCGGGTGGTCAGCGTCAATGTGTGGCGGTGGCCCGTGCGGCTGCCTTCGCCCGACACGTGGTGATCATGGACGAGCCCACCGCTGCGCTGGGTGTGAAAGAAGGCAACATGGTGCTGGAATTGATTCGCCGGGTGCGTGACAAGGGTCTGCCTGTGATTTTGATCAGCCACAACATGCCCCATGTATTTGAAGTAGCCGACCGCATTCACATCCAGCGCCTGGGTAAACGCGCGGCTGTGGTTAACCCCAAAACCATCAGCATGAGCGACACCGTCGCGGTGATGACGGGTGCCAAAACGGTCCATGAATTGCCCGCCAACGCGCACGCATAA